CCGTGATGAGACGCTGAGCGTTCCACATCTCCGGCCAGACGCTTGCGAAACCGCGCATATGCAACGTGATGTCGCGGAAGAACACATCGAGGAGGTTCACAGGATGCGCCATGTCTGTGAACATGCCGAGGCCCGCCATCGTGCCACCAGCGCGGATCAGCGAGAATGACAGATCGAGGCTTTCGCCGGTGCCTACCATCTCGATCACCTTGTCGACACCCCGTCCGCCGGTGGCTGCCTTAACGGCTTCTACCCCCGCTTCACCGGGCTCGAAGACCTCGATGCCATAGCGCATCTTGGCGGCCTCGCGCCGGTGCGCGACCGGATCGAAGGCAAAGACTTTGCCCGGACCGCGTTTGGTCGCCAGATCGAGGGCCATCATTCCGGTAGGTCCAAGGCCAACGATCGCTAGACTTTCGCCGATCTGGACGTCCACCAGCTTATTGGCCAGGATCGCGGTGGGCAGGTTGCATGAGAGCGTCAGCGCCTGCGCGTCCGTCAGCGCATCGTCGATCTTGATCGTATGGGCATCGGCATGGGGGATCGACATGTACTCCGCCTGCGTCCCATTGAGATCGCCGAAGCCGACACCGAATCCGTAGACTGCGGATTTCGTAACTTGGCAGTGTGCCGTGTTGTGATGCCGGCACTGGTAGCAGTCACCGCACGAGGCCGAATAGCCCATCGAAACCCGGTCGCCCTTAGAAAACCTGCCGACCTCGGCACCGGTTTCGATCACCTCGCCCGAGAGTTCATGGCCCAGCGTGGAATGACCCTTTCCCATCGCTTGATCCAGGGTGCCGCGCCAGATGTGCAGATCCGACCCGCAGATCGAGGTGGCGCGCACCTTCACCAGAATCTGGTGCGGCTCGGTGATTTTCGGATCGTCCACATTGATGGTGCGGATATCCTTGGGGCCGAAATAGACAGCGGCTTTCATGTGCGGTTTCCTCCCTGTTTCCTTGTTCTCTACCAACGCGTGTCCGGCAGGATGACGTCGCCGATCCTGCCAACAGCATATCCGTAGGCAGCCTCTATGATCGAACGCGCGGCGATCAGCTCTTCTTCGTCCCTTGGGGCAAAGACGATCAGGCTTTGCGGCGGCACCGCACCGGCCATGTAGCGGGCGAAGGGATGAACGGTTCCCCAGCCAAGCGTCAGAATCCGTTGTGCCCATTCCGGGCGCAAGCCGAGATGCATCGCGCCGTCGGCGCGCAGGATTAGCCAGACAGGGTCGCTGACAAAGGCCTCGGGCTGGCCCCGCGCGAGTTCTTCGTCAAGGGCGAAGCCATGTCCGGGCGTTTGGAATGGCGCCTCGCAGGAGGTGCTGCCGGGCAAGGTGCCCGCAAAGGCCGCGATTGCGGCCAGCAATGCGGGACTTGCCCGATCTTCATCCTGTAAACAGGGCCATTTCGCATCTAGGTGCGGGGGGCGCCAA
This sequence is a window from Xanthobacter dioxanivorans. Protein-coding genes within it:
- a CDS encoding alcohol dehydrogenase catalytic domain-containing protein, with the translated sequence MKAAVYFGPKDIRTINVDDPKITEPHQILVKVRATSICGSDLHIWRGTLDQAMGKGHSTLGHELSGEVIETGAEVGRFSKGDRVSMGYSASCGDCYQCRHHNTAHCQVTKSAVYGFGVGFGDLNGTQAEYMSIPHADAHTIKIDDALTDAQALTLSCNLPTAILANKLVDVQIGESLAIVGLGPTGMMALDLATKRGPGKVFAFDPVAHRREAAKMRYGIEVFEPGEAGVEAVKAATGGRGVDKVIEMVGTGESLDLSFSLIRAGGTMAGLGMFTDMAHPVNLLDVFFRDITLHMRGFASVWPEMWNAQRLITEGKITLTEMFTHNFSLDQAGEAYRVFGERLDNVEKVLIRP
- a CDS encoding luciferase domain-containing protein encodes the protein MLAAIAAFAGTLPGSTSCEAPFQTPGHGFALDEELARGQPEAFVSDPVWLILRADGAMHLGLRPEWAQRILTLGWGTVHPFARYMAGAVPPQSLIVFAPRDEEELIAARSIIEAAYGYAVGRIGDVILPDTRW